Proteins from a genomic interval of Pirellulales bacterium:
- a CDS encoding DUF58 domain-containing protein translates to MPLFDSDFLKKLEYLSLISRRVFRGSLLAQRRTMQMGGGVEFADHREYTPGDDFRYLDWNVYARHDELLLKRFQEEEDLHVYLFVDCSRSMNFGSPNKFDFARKVAAALAYIALADLDRVAVIAFSNEIVADFPLARGKARILSLLKFLEAVEPQGTLTDLARVATGFVHRTQRRGLAVVVSDFYDPAGFERGLDILRHRHYEPHVVQIYARGEAEPNVLGDIELYDVETSSSRKVTVTERNLRQYRAIFERFQQSLLRYCRNYGLGCTRTSTETPFDELILKMMRAAGEIR, encoded by the coding sequence ATGCCGCTCTTCGATTCCGACTTCTTAAAGAAGCTCGAATACCTCTCGCTGATTTCGCGTCGAGTGTTTCGGGGGTCGTTGTTGGCGCAGCGGCGGACGATGCAGATGGGAGGCGGCGTCGAGTTCGCCGACCACCGCGAGTACACGCCCGGCGACGACTTTCGCTATCTCGATTGGAACGTCTACGCCCGGCACGATGAACTGCTGCTCAAGCGGTTTCAGGAAGAAGAAGACCTGCACGTCTACCTGTTTGTCGATTGTTCGCGGAGCATGAACTTCGGATCACCGAACAAGTTCGATTTCGCGCGCAAGGTCGCGGCGGCGTTGGCTTACATCGCGCTGGCCGATCTCGATCGCGTGGCGGTGATCGCTTTTTCCAACGAGATTGTGGCCGACTTTCCGCTCGCGCGCGGCAAGGCCCGCATCCTGTCGCTCTTGAAGTTTCTCGAAGCGGTCGAACCCCAGGGCACGCTCACCGACCTGGCCCGCGTGGCCACCGGGTTCGTCCACCGCACCCAGCGCCGCGGGCTGGCCGTGGTGGTGAGCGACTTTTACGATCCGGCCGGATTCGAGCGGGGCCTCGACATCCTCCGCCACCGCCATTACGAGCCGCACGTCGTGCAAATCTACGCTCGCGGCGAGGCCGAACCGAACGTGCTGGGCGACATCGAACTGTACGACGTCGAAACTTCATCCAGCCGCAAAGTGACGGTCACCGAACGCAATCTGCGGCAATACCGGGCGATCTTCGAGCGGTTCCAGCAATCGCTGCTGCGCTATTGCCGCAATTACGGTCTCGGCTGCACGCGGACCTCGACCGAGACACCCTTCGACGAGCTGATTTTGAAGATGATGCGCGCGGCGGGCGAGATACGCTGA